The Deferrivibrio essentukiensis genomic sequence GGAAAAATGTGGGCAATAAAGTATGCCTCATTTGCCATTGAGCTTACAGGTGTAATATAACCTGAATATAATATTGCAGGAATAATACATATAATTGCCGACCCTACAACTGCTGTTACCTGAGTCTTGACAAATGTTGATATGAGAATCCCAAGAGAGGTAGAAACCAAAAGATAAAGTACCGAAGAAAAGCTAAAGAGTAAAAAACTCCCCTTAAATGGAACATCAAACAGGAAGATAGTCATAGAATATAATATAAAGTAGTTGATAATAAAAATAGACATAACAAAAAGTTGTTTGGCAAGAATGAATTCAGTCTTCCTAATAGATGATGTATAAATATTGTAGATAGAACCGTACTCTTTTTCTTTAACAACCAAAAGGGATGAAACAATTGCCGGTCCGATAAAAAGGGCTATGAGGAGGACTCCTGAAGCAGTAACATTTTTTTGTCTCATATCTTCATTGAACCAGTATCTTGTTCTAATGTCAGTAATTTTACTATTTTGGCTATGTTTTGAGAGTAAATTTAAATTAAAATTGTTTGTAATGATAGTTGAATAACTTATTGATACCGAAGCTCTATATGGAAATATCCCATCCTCAAAAATTTGTATGTCCACAGGGAGATTTGCTTTTAATCTTTTTTCAAAATTTGAAGGGATTACAAGAAGCATTCTCGATTTTCCTTTGTCAATCAACTCTATACCTTCACTTTGACTTTTTACCGTGCCAATAAATTTGTAATATCTGCTGTTTTGAATAAAGCTGTATGTTAATTCCCTGCTGAGATAAGAATTGTCTTCATCTAATACTACAAAAGGTATTTTCTCAACGTCCAAAGCCATTCCATAGCCAAAAACAAACATTATCATTATTGGCATCATAAATACCATTATCCTTGAAATTTTATCCCTTTTCAGCTCCTTTATTTCTTTTTTATAAATCGTTGATATCTTTTTAATATTCAACATTTTCTGTTGCTCCCACAAATATGTCTTCTATGGAGACTTCACCTGCCGAAAAAGTCATATTTAGAGATGATAAATCATCTAAATTTTTAGCAAAGACTTTGACTTTGTTACCAAAAATATCCGTATAAAATCCTGCTTTTCTCAAAGATTCTTCAAGTTTATAGGGATTTTTTGTTTTTATGGAATAAGGTTGACCGTATTTTCTCTTAAAATTTTCCCTTAAATTTTCAGGGGTATTATATTCTACAACTTCTCCGTTATTCATAAGACATATTTTATCACAAAAATCTGCCTCTTTCATGAAGTGGGTTGAAACTATGAATGTGGTATTTTTATTATTTGAAAGGTATCTGATTATTTGCCAAAACACGTCCCTTTCACTTATATCGACTCCGGAAGTGGGTTCATCAAGGAAAACAAGTTTGGGCTCATGCACTATTGCGCACATCAGAGCTATTCTTTGTTTAATACCTAAAGGTAGTTTTTCTACAATTTCATTTTGGTACTTTTCAAGATTACCAATTGTATAGAGCTCATTGATTTTTTGGGCAAGTTTTGGATTTTTTATGTTTCGAATGGCAGCATTTAGCTTTAAATTTTCTTTCACAGTCAAGTCATTGTAAAGAGAAAATTTTTGGGACATATAGCCGATATTTTCTTTGATGTTGGTATTATCTATAAAAAAGTCGTATTTGCCGCTTGTTGGTTTATACAAACCCAATAAGATTTTCATTAAAGTAGTTTTCCCTGCACCGTTAGGTCCCAATAATCCAATAATTTCCCCTTTATAAACTTCAAAAGAAACATTTTTTACAGCATGAAAGTCACCAAATTTTTTAGTTACACTTTCAAGACCGAGTATTTTTCCGCCAATACTTTTTGATGAATTTAAATTTAGGTTTAATTTCCTTGTCCCGATAATTTTTAATGTTTTTTCTTCAATACCGCACTCAACTTTTATACAATCCTCATAACCTATTGATTGCTTAGGTAAAAATTTTACGAAATTTCTACCTAATGTTGCAAAGTAGTGTTCGGAGTTGTTTAATGTGTTATAAAATTCTATAAAATCTGGTTTTTTATATATTAAACAATTTTCAGTTGAGTTTTCCTTACTACTAAATATTATCTTCCCATTATGCATAAAGAGAGTTGTATCCCCCCTTTCTGCTTCATCCATATATGAAGTGGAGACAACGGCTGTTACCCCTTCTTTGTCAATAAATTGGTAAATTAGTCTGTAAAGTTCTCGTCTTGAAATAGGGTCAACGCCGGTTGTAGGCTCATCCAATATTATTATCTTGGGAGAATGTATTAAGGAGCAACATATCCCAAGTTTTTGTTTCATCCCCCCAGAAAGCTTGTTTACCTGCCTGTCTCTAAAGTTCAACAAGCCCGTTGCTTTTAATAATGTTACTTTCCTATCTTCCCTCGTTTTTTTATCTATCCCATGCAGGTCTGCAAAAAAGTTAATGTTTTCTTCGATGCTTAATCTTTGATAAAGGTTTAGCCCCAAGCCTTGGGGCATAAAAGCTATGTTGTCTTTTAAATGTTCGATATCTTTCATTTTAATTATCTCTTTACCAAATATGGAAAAATACCCAGAGTCAAATTTCAAAACGCCAGCAAGTATTTTTAAAAGAGTAGATTTTCCAGCTCCATCAGGGCCGACTATGCAGGTCAAAGATTTTTTTGGTATCTTGACAGATACATTATCAAGAGCTACGGATTTTTTGTATCTTTTGGTAATATTTGTTGCTTCTATTATATTCATTGAATGTTCAGTAAAAAGTCAGCCGGCATTCCGGGTTTTAAGATATTTTCAGTGTCGTTAACGAACACTTTGATTAAAAATACTTGCTTAACCCTTTCCCCCTGAGTTTGCACCTCTTTCGGAGTAAACTCTGACTTGTCACTTATGTAAACAATCTTTCCTTTAAAGGCCTTATTTTCAAAGCTATCAATCGTTAATTCACCTTCTAACCCTATTTTGACTTTTCCAAGATATGGCTCGGGAAGATAACCTCTAAAATACATTTTTGACGGTTCATATGCCGTGATAATCGGTTGGCCAGCCGCTATTACTTCAGAAGGTTGGGAAAGTTTTTTTAATATCAAAAGATTTGAATGTGCGTATATTTTTGAGTCATTAAGGTACGTATTAAGTTCATTGATAAATTCTTTTATTTTCTGACTATTATTCTCAGCAATTTTTAAATCCAATTCCGCAATTTTTAGGCTCGATTCAAGAGATTTTATCTCTTCAAATATAATGTCTACTTCTTTTTTATTCTCAATGGCCACTTTAAGTGCATTTTCGGCATTTTGGAGGTCTTTAACCGATAAGTTGTAAGCAGTCTTTATCTCTTCGTATTTTTGTTCGGAAATCGCTTTTTCTTTAAATAGTTTTTCATATCTTTTGTAATCACTTTCAATTTTTTCTAAATTTGCTTTAGCCTTTTCAAGATTATTTTCAGATATCAAAATATTACTGTTTAGATTTTTTTCTGTAATATTTTTTTTGATGATTAGTTGCTGTAACTTATTCTTCAAAATGCCAATATTTGATTTTTTTACGTTTATATTACTTAGGCTTGATTTTTCATCTATTTTTGCTTGATTAATTTTAGACGTTATGTCTTCACTGTAAAGCTCGGCAATAAGCTCCCCGCTTTTTACATTGTCACCCTCTTCAATATAGATACCCTTTATTTTCCCGGGCATTTTAAATGCAAGGTTTATTTCATCGGCTTCAATGCGCCCGCTTATTTTTAACCCTGAAGAGCTACTGTTAGTGCAGCCAAAAAGCATTAGTGCGGATAACAAAGAAAATATAATTTTATACATATTATCTCCTTGCACTATTTTATAAAAGAAATTTGTAAATGACAATTAAAGAATTGAAAATATAGATTAAAAATTTACCTTTGAATAAACTAAGAGGGTTTCCCCTCTTAGTTTTTAATTTCCTTCTAAGACTTTTAAGGCAAACTCTCTGCCCCAATCGTAAGCTTTCTTTAGCTCTTCTTCACTCGGAGTCATTTGGACTTTTAAGGATTCCAAAGGTAATTTCATTCTCATGGTTTTTAATATATCTTCACACATTTTGACACCTTCCCCACTCCAGCCGTATGAGCCGAAAGCACCGGCTTTTCTGTTTGATACATTAAGGACAACGAGCTGAGCAAAAATGTTGAAAATTGGCTTTGGAGCTTTGGCGTTTATTGTAGCAGTCCCCATTAAAAGACCATGAGAAATTTCTATTTCATCTATAATTGTTGATGCATTAGTTTCTGCAGCATCAAACATTTTGACAATTATTCCCGTTTCCTCGGCACCTTTTTTAATTTGTTCGGCAAGTAATTTTGTATTTCCATATGCAGTGGCATAAACCACTGTTATCTGTCGGTTGTGATTATTTTGATAATATCTGTTTGCTTGCTCTTTGTAAAAATTGATATAAAAATCTATATTTTCACGTAAAATCGGTCCGTGCGACGGGCAAACCATTTTTATGGTAATATTTTCAATTTTTTTAAATGCCGTTAAAATGTGTTCTTTGTAGGGTCTCATGATAGCATTGTAATAAAACTTAAATGCTTCTTGTGTATCTTTTTTTTCTTTTATTTCATCGTTAAAAATACCTGTTTCAGGGCAATAATGCGCACCCAAAAAGTCACAAGGGAATAAGATTTCATCTTCTACCAAGTATGTAAACATTGTGTCAGGCCAGTGAAGAAAAGGGGTGTGAAAAAACCTTAATGTCTTACCACCTAAGTCTATCGTATCGGCATCTCCGACAGCCCTGCCGTTGAATTCTTTGTTTACAATATTTTGCACAAAATTTTTGCCTGTCTTTGAGTATATTACTTCAATATTAGGGTTTATTTCCAAAATTTTAGGAAGCGCACCTGAGTGGTCAGGTTCGTTATGATTTAATATAATGTAATCTATATCTTTGATGGGGCAAATCTCTTCAATAGTTTTAACATATTCGTCTGCAAAAATCATTTTATTTGCTTCAATAAGTGCCTTTTTTTCTGATCCTATAACAAGATAACTGTTGTAAGTAGTACCATGCTTAGTGGGAATAACAATATCAAATACTTCAAGCTTCGGGTCTCTGACACCTACCCAAAAAATATTTTCCTTTATCTGAATCGCTTTCATCAACTACCTCCATTAAAAAACCACCCCTTGGGGTGGTTTAGATGTTATTCGTATTCTTCAAAGCTTTCTTTTGGTGCGCCACACTCCGGGCAAAGCCAGTCAGAAGGAACATCTTCCCAAGCAGTACCAGGATTAACACCGTTATCAGGGTCTCCTGCAGCCGGATCATAAATGTAACCACAAATTGTGCAAATATACTTCATAGTAACCTCCTTTATTTAGAACAATTATAAATATAAAAACCCGAATTGTCAAATAGATTTTTCTTCCGGGTTTTTAATTCCAATTTTCTTTAATAATCTCTTCTTAATTGTATCACAAATTTCTGAATATGTCTTTCCATTTAATGGAATTTGTCCACCTGCGGATTTCATATGACCGCCACCGGTACCCAAATTTTTTACGATTGAAAGGGCGATACTCCCCACTTTTTTCTTGCTGGACTTGCATCTTAGTGAGAAATAGGCCATATTTTCAACCCTACCGATTACAAAAGTCCATTTGATATCCCTTATTTTAAGTAAAACGTCAGCAGTTTCTGCAATTAGGTCAGTATTTCTTACTTCGTCCAGATTACAAAAAACTAAATCTTCAATTACAACGGAATTTTCAATGGCCTTTTTTATGTTTTTAAAATGGTAGCGGGGAAGGTCGGGTGTTTCAATTTTTGCTAATTTGTTCAAGTTAATAAATGGTAATATATACCCCATCATTTCCAAATCAATTTTGCTATTGCTTCTGCCATAGCCAATAGTGTCTGTTTTTATTCCATAATAGAGTGCAGTAGCGGTGAATTTATCAAGCTCCATACCTAATATTTTGTAATATTCGCCAATGATTGTGCTGGTGCTTCCGTATTTAGGCCTTACATCATATATTTTTGCATTTTTAGTTTGTATTCTGAAATTATGGTGGTCAATTACAATATCAGGGAAAAATTTATCCGGGATATAGACATTTCCGGCAGTAGGTTGAGTATCTACTAATATGATACAGTCATATCTTGAAAATGTCAGCTTTCTTGATGCATGAAGTTCAATTTTGCACTGTTTGACCATTTCACGGTTTTCAGCTCTGCCAATAACCCCGTCATAGGCGATTGTGCATCTTTTTTTAAATGTTTTAACTAAAATATTTTTAATACCGGCGGCAGCTCCGAGGGTATCAGGGTCGGGGTTGTTGTGCGTAAGTATCAGAATCTTTCTTTTAGGTTTAACAAAATTTAATATTTCGTTTATCATTTGTCTTTATCATACCATATAAAGTATTATTTTTACAAGAAAGTAATAATAATCTCATCATTTTCTGTTTCTATGGATATTTTATTGTCATAAGTTACAATTTTTTCGGACAATTTTTCCTGTGAAAATTTAGTCGTCACTTCAAATGTCGCTTGGCTCATAGAATATGACTTTAAAGTGTAATTGCTTATAAACCCTTTTTCTTTTAAGAAGTTTAGCAATTTATTTAAGTTGGAGATAGTTTTAAAATTGATAAATGTGGCATTATACGACTTTTCAGTAGCCTTATTTGCTTCCGATTTAATGATATTTGCCGTGATATACTTGAGAATATTTTCAGAGGCCTTTTTGAAAGCATCTAAAGCTGCATCTAATTCTGTTTTACCAAGAGAAGATGTTACTGTTTTGATTGTAGGTAAAGTTTCTTTTTTAGTATAAATTTTTACCGTAGTGGTGAGCCTGCAAAAATAATCTTTATCTATCGGAGAGCATTCTGGGGAAACGTTAAAAATAAAGAAATATTTTGCTTTGCTGTTTCCAAAATTGGAAAGTTTGTCTTCGAAGTTTGAATTATCCGGTGTGAGTATTTCAAAGTCTTCTTGATATTTGATAGAAAAGTTATATTGGGGTAATATTTGGTTAATTTGCTCTTTTATTTTTGTTTTTAAGTTGGAGTCTAAATCTTCATTTTCAAAAATGTAGATAACGGAATGCGTGATATTGTTAATAAGGTAGTTAGCGTCAGTAATTGCAACCTCATCAATAGTTGCATTTATTTCATAGTATACAGTAAAATTATCTACTTTTCTGCTAAGGACAGTGTATTTTTTTATAAACTTAAAAAATTCTTCATTGATATCAGGTATATCCTCTTCGGAGTGATTTAAAACAAAGTAGTTGTATAAGGCATCAATTAATGCGGAGTTTTTGGCGGATATTTCAGCAGTTTTAAGGTCATCATTTACGATTACTGCTCTGCCGACCCCCTTCATATCATATGCGAATATAGTTGTTGAATAAAATATAATAAAAGCTATTAAAAAAAATATTTTATATCTCATCGGCAACCTTTTTTAAAGTAATTTCTAAATCCGTAAAATGTTTCCATCCCAAATTATTATAAATTTTATCAGGCATTACGCACAAGTTTAGCTTGTTTTTACCTTCATATATTACTTTTGAGCTATCAGTCTTTACAAATTCTGCGAATGTGTCAACTATTTTTTTGATACTAACATTATGGCCACAAGCATTATATATCGTAAAGTTGGTTTTATCTTTAAACGTAGATTCAATTGCGATAAGTATATCTTCTATATGCCCTATGTTTATTGTTGTTTCAGGGTGAAAATCTATTACGACTTTTTTGTTGTTTTTCAAATCTGAGAAGATATTTGGCAATATCGGATAAATACCGTTATGTCCGCCTACTAAAAAAGGGGTGCGTATTATTGTTATCGGGATGCCAAATCTTTCATTCAGTGTTTTTAAGATTGCTTCAACGGAGAGTTTTATACTGCCGCTTATTGTATCCGGGTTTGGGTGACTGTTTTCGTCATAACATTTTTCCTCTTCAGTAAATCTAAATACGTCTAAAGCGCTAATATATATAAGTCTCTTACCGGTGTAGTTACCATCCCAATGTTTTAAGGCTTCAATTGCAATGTTTAAAACACCTGAAATATTATCCCTAATGTATGAGATTCCAAGATTTTTTTTGTCTGCAATAAAGCTGTTAAAAGCAAAATTGAAAATATAATCTACCCCTTTGTTTGTGTAATATGTGGAAAGGGAGCTTTTTCTCTCAGTAAGAATATTTGAAATTAATTCCGTGTTGGTAATATCACCTTTGATATAATCGAACTTATCGTAACTGTTAAACAACTCTTTATTATTAATGTATTTTTTATCAGCTTCGTTATCTATACCAAATACATTATACATTGGAAAATTATCAAGTAAAAGTTTCGCAAATTTAGAGCCCAAATGCCCTAATACACCTGTTATTAGTATATTTTTCACTTCTTCTCCAAAATCTTTCTTTCCGCCCCTCCGAGCCCTTTAAATTCAAATATTAGATATACTGTCCTTTCTGTTTTTGTATTTATTGAGCTTTCTTCAATTATATCATAATAATTTTCTTTCAACAAAAGTCCAAAGCTCCAACAATCAGATTTATAAACACCTTTTAGCCCAAGCTCCTGCCTTTTTAGGTTTGAAAGTTTGATATTTTCTTCATCCGAAGCAAATTTTTCATAAACATTTAAATCGAATTTATTGGCACTATAAGTTACGTTATATTTGAGTGTGGTATTGTAGTCAGTAATGGTATCATCGAAAACATATTCCGTATAAAAGTAAAATTTAC encodes the following:
- the rd gene encoding rubredoxin, with protein sequence MKYICTICGYIYDPAAGDPDNGVNPGTAWEDVPSDWLCPECGAPKESFEEYE
- a CDS encoding FprA family A-type flavoprotein — its product is MKAIQIKENIFWVGVRDPKLEVFDIVIPTKHGTTYNSYLVIGSEKKALIEANKMIFADEYVKTIEEICPIKDIDYIILNHNEPDHSGALPKILEINPNIEVIYSKTGKNFVQNIVNKEFNGRAVGDADTIDLGGKTLRFFHTPFLHWPDTMFTYLVEDEILFPCDFLGAHYCPETGIFNDEIKEKKDTQEAFKFYYNAIMRPYKEHILTAFKKIENITIKMVCPSHGPILRENIDFYINFYKEQANRYYQNNHNRQITVVYATAYGNTKLLAEQIKKGAEETGIIVKMFDAAETNASTIIDEIEISHGLLMGTATINAKAPKPIFNIFAQLVVLNVSNRKAGAFGSYGWSGEGVKMCEDILKTMRMKLPLESLKVQMTPSEEELKKAYDWGREFALKVLEGN
- a CDS encoding HlyD family secretion protein, translated to MYKIIFSLLSALMLFGCTNSSSSGLKISGRIEADEINLAFKMPGKIKGIYIEEGDNVKSGELIAELYSEDITSKINQAKIDEKSSLSNINVKKSNIGILKNKLQQLIIKKNITEKNLNSNILISENNLEKAKANLEKIESDYKRYEKLFKEKAISEQKYEEIKTAYNLSVKDLQNAENALKVAIENKKEVDIIFEEIKSLESSLKIAELDLKIAENNSQKIKEFINELNTYLNDSKIYAHSNLLILKKLSQPSEVIAAGQPIITAYEPSKMYFRGYLPEPYLGKVKIGLEGELTIDSFENKAFKGKIVYISDKSEFTPKEVQTQGERVKQVFLIKVFVNDTENILKPGMPADFLLNIQ
- a CDS encoding NAD-dependent epimerase/dehydratase family protein, translating into MKNILITGVLGHLGSKFAKLLLDNFPMYNVFGIDNEADKKYINNKELFNSYDKFDYIKGDITNTELISNILTERKSSLSTYYTNKGVDYIFNFAFNSFIADKKNLGISYIRDNISGVLNIAIEALKHWDGNYTGKRLIYISALDVFRFTEEEKCYDENSHPNPDTISGSIKLSVEAILKTLNERFGIPITIIRTPFLVGGHNGIYPILPNIFSDLKNNKKVVIDFHPETTINIGHIEDILIAIESTFKDKTNFTIYNACGHNVSIKKIVDTFAEFVKTDSSKVIYEGKNKLNLCVMPDKIYNNLGWKHFTDLEITLKKVADEI
- a CDS encoding DHH family phosphoesterase, yielding MINEILNFVKPKRKILILTHNNPDPDTLGAAAGIKNILVKTFKKRCTIAYDGVIGRAENREMVKQCKIELHASRKLTFSRYDCIILVDTQPTAGNVYIPDKFFPDIVIDHHNFRIQTKNAKIYDVRPKYGSTSTIIGEYYKILGMELDKFTATALYYGIKTDTIGYGRSNSKIDLEMMGYILPFINLNKLAKIETPDLPRYHFKNIKKAIENSVVIEDLVFCNLDEVRNTDLIAETADVLLKIRDIKWTFVIGRVENMAYFSLRCKSSKKKVGSIALSIVKNLGTGGGHMKSAGGQIPLNGKTYSEICDTIKKRLLKKIGIKNPEEKSI
- a CDS encoding ATP-binding cassette domain-containing protein translates to MNIIEATNITKRYKKSVALDNVSVKIPKKSLTCIVGPDGAGKSTLLKILAGVLKFDSGYFSIFGKEIIKMKDIEHLKDNIAFMPQGLGLNLYQRLSIEENINFFADLHGIDKKTREDRKVTLLKATGLLNFRDRQVNKLSGGMKQKLGICCSLIHSPKIIILDEPTTGVDPISRRELYRLIYQFIDKEGVTAVVSTSYMDEAERGDTTLFMHNGKIIFSSKENSTENCLIYKKPDFIEFYNTLNNSEHYFATLGRNFVKFLPKQSIGYEDCIKVECGIEEKTLKIIGTRKLNLNLNSSKSIGGKILGLESVTKKFGDFHAVKNVSFEVYKGEIIGLLGPNGAGKTTLMKILLGLYKPTSGKYDFFIDNTNIKENIGYMSQKFSLYNDLTVKENLKLNAAIRNIKNPKLAQKINELYTIGNLEKYQNEIVEKLPLGIKQRIALMCAIVHEPKLVFLDEPTSGVDISERDVFWQIIRYLSNNKNTTFIVSTHFMKEADFCDKICLMNNGEVVEYNTPENLRENFKRKYGQPYSIKTKNPYKLEESLRKAGFYTDIFGNKVKVFAKNLDDLSSLNMTFSAGEVSIEDIFVGATENVEY
- a CDS encoding ABC transporter permease, which produces MLNIKKISTIYKKEIKELKRDKISRIMVFMMPIMIMFVFGYGMALDVEKIPFVVLDEDNSYLSRELTYSFIQNSRYYKFIGTVKSQSEGIELIDKGKSRMLLVIPSNFEKRLKANLPVDIQIFEDGIFPYRASVSISYSTIITNNFNLNLLSKHSQNSKITDIRTRYWFNEDMRQKNVTASGVLLIALFIGPAIVSSLLVVKEKEYGSIYNIYTSSIRKTEFILAKQLFVMSIFIINYFILYSMTIFLFDVPFKGSFLLFSFSSVLYLLVSTSLGILISTFVKTQVTAVVGSAIICIIPAILYSGYITPVSSMANEAYFIAHIFPNYYYFNLIKMCYLKGLSLYEYVSNMGILAIFYLILLSLSIFRFRKYE